A region from the Flexibacter flexilis DSM 6793 genome encodes:
- the nusA gene encoding transcription termination factor NusA, with amino-acid sequence MNSKELIESFADFAKFKNIDRPTMIRILEDVFRSIIRKKYNTDHNFDVIINVEKGDLEIWQKLEVVSDESEDIWDTDKICLTDARKIEPDFEVGEMVALPIKLEDFGRRVVMTAGQTLKQKIKDLEKENLFQAYKERVGEIINGEVNQVTNREIIVNDVDGNELFLPRTEQIQKDRFRKGDGVRAVVHRVEMVNGNPRIVLSRTSPVFLERLFENEVPEIIEGLIAIRKIVREPGERAKVAVESFDDRIDPVGACVGMKGSRIHGIVRELENENIDVINFTSNLELYIARALSPAKISSMKFDHDDKRVSAILKPDQVSLAIGKGGQNIKLAGKLVGYEIDVFRENEEGVTEDDIALEEFDDEIESWVIEELKRIGLDTAKSVLALSKEDLVRRTELEEETIEEVLQILRQEFEQE; translated from the coding sequence ATGAATAGCAAAGAACTCATCGAATCGTTTGCCGATTTCGCTAAATTTAAAAATATAGACCGTCCTACCATGATTCGCATTCTCGAAGATGTGTTCAGGTCTATTATTCGCAAAAAATATAACACTGACCATAACTTCGACGTAATCATTAACGTAGAAAAAGGTGATTTGGAAATTTGGCAAAAATTAGAAGTGGTTTCTGACGAGTCAGAAGACATTTGGGACACAGACAAAATCTGTTTGACCGATGCACGCAAAATTGAGCCAGATTTTGAAGTAGGCGAAATGGTGGCTTTGCCCATTAAATTGGAAGATTTCGGTCGTCGTGTGGTAATGACGGCAGGCCAAACGCTCAAACAAAAAATTAAAGACCTTGAAAAAGAAAACTTATTTCAGGCTTACAAAGAGCGCGTAGGCGAAATCATTAACGGCGAAGTGAACCAAGTAACCAACCGCGAAATTATTGTCAATGACGTGGACGGTAACGAATTGTTTTTGCCTCGTACCGAACAAATCCAGAAAGACCGTTTCCGCAAAGGCGACGGCGTGCGTGCCGTAGTGCATCGCGTGGAAATGGTAAACGGCAACCCGCGTATCGTTTTGTCGCGCACTTCGCCAGTTTTCTTGGAGCGTTTGTTCGAGAATGAAGTTCCTGAAATCATCGAAGGCCTTATCGCGATTCGCAAAATCGTGCGTGAGCCAGGCGAAAGAGCCAAAGTAGCCGTAGAATCTTTTGATGACCGCATCGACCCTGTGGGTGCTTGCGTGGGCATGAAAGGTTCGCGTATTCATGGCATCGTGCGTGAGTTGGAAAACGAAAACATTGACGTAATCAACTTTACCAGCAATTTGGAACTTTATATTGCGCGTGCGCTGAGTCCAGCCAAAATTTCGAGCATGAAATTTGACCACGACGACAAACGCGTATCTGCAATCCTGAAACCAGACCAAGTATCTTTGGCGATTGGTAAAGGTGGCCAGAACATCAAATTGGCAGGCAAATTGGTGGGTTATGAAATAGATGTATTCCGCGAAAACGAGGAAGGCGTAACAGAAGACGACATCGCGTTGGAGGAGTTTGACGACGAGATTGAAAGCTGGGTAATCGAAGAGCTAAAACGCATCGGTTTGGACACAGCCAAGAGTGTACTTGCGCTCTCGAAAGAGGATTTGGTACGTCGTACAGAATTGGAAGAAGAAACCATTGAGGAAGTACTCCAGATTTTGCGCCAAGAATTTGAACAAGAATAA
- a CDS encoding ribosome maturation factor RimP, translating to MDLKQTIADFVAETLKDPQYYVVAVNIRGNAQGAQKITVLLDGDKGLGIDTCADVSRALGQFLDEKDLIPTAYLLEVSSPGIDYPLSGVRQYIKNIGRELKVQFKDGKDVTGLLKAVVGENIALDVTIKEKGKKARIETQAISLDNVAKAVVQISFK from the coding sequence ATGGACTTGAAACAAACCATTGCGGACTTTGTAGCCGAAACGTTAAAAGACCCGCAATATTATGTAGTAGCCGTAAACATTCGCGGCAATGCACAAGGAGCACAAAAAATTACGGTGCTTCTCGACGGAGACAAAGGCTTAGGAATAGATACTTGCGCCGATGTGAGCAGAGCTTTAGGCCAATTCTTGGACGAAAAAGACCTCATCCCAACAGCTTATTTGTTGGAAGTTTCGTCTCCTGGCATTGATTACCCACTCAGCGGCGTGCGCCAATACATCAAAAATATAGGCCGTGAACTCAAAGTGCAATTCAAAGACGGAAAAGATGTCACGGGCTTACTCAAAGCCGTAGTAGGCGAAAACATCGCCTTAGACGTAACTATCAAAGAAAAAGGCAAAAAAGCCCGCATCGAAACGCAAGCCATTAGCTTGGACAATGTTGCGAAGGCTGTCGTGCAAATTTCTTTCAAATAA